Proteins from a single region of Urocitellus parryii isolate mUroPar1 chromosome 4, mUroPar1.hap1, whole genome shotgun sequence:
- the Prss23 gene encoding serine protease 23 — MAEIPGLLFLLLLLCVVGQVSPYGAFWKPTWPAYRLPVVLPQSTLNLARPDFGAEAKLEVSSSCGPQCHKGTPLPTYEEAKQYLSYETLYSNGSRTETQVGIYILSNGRGGAQHQDSESSGKSRRKRQIYGYDSRFSIFGKDFLLNYPFSTSVKLSTGCTGTLVAEKHVLTAAHCIHDGKTYVKGTQKLRVGFLKPKFKDGGRGANSSSSALPEKMKFQWIRVKRTHVPKGWIKGNANDIGMDYDYALLELKKPHKRKFMKIGVSPPAKQLPGGRIHFSGYDNDRPGNLVYRFCDVKDETYDLLYQQCDAQPGASGSGVYVRMWKRQQQKWERKIIGIFSGHQWVDMNGSPQDFNVAVRITPLKYAQICYWIKGNYLDCREG, encoded by the coding sequence ATGGCGGAGATTCCAgggcttctcttccttctcctcctgctctgtgTTGTTGGGCAGGTGAGTCCCTATGGTGCCTTCTGGAAACCCACTTGGCCTGCTTACCGCCTCCCTGTAGTCTTGCCCCAGTCTACCCTCAACTTAGCCAGGCCAGACTTTGGGGCTGAAGCCAAATTGGAAGTGTCCTCCTCATGTGGACCCCAGTGTCACAAGGGAACACCTCTGCCCACATATGAAGAGGCCAAACAATACCTGTCTTATGAGACACTCTATTCCAATGGCAGCCGCACAGAGACTCAGGTGGGCATTTACATCCTCAGCAATGGCAGAGGTGGAGCTCAACACCAAGACTCTGAGTCTTCAGGAAAGTCTCGGAGGAAGCGGCAGATTTATGGCTATGACAGCAGGTTCAGCATTTTTGGGAAGGACTTCCTACTTAACTACCCTTTCTCAACATCAGTGAAGTTATCTACAGGCTGCACTGGCACTCTGGTAGCAGAGAAACACGTCCTCACAGCTGCCCACTGCATACATGATGGGAAAACCTATGTGAAAGGAACGCAGAAACTTCGAGTGGGCTTCCTGAAGCCCAAGTTTAAAGATGGCGGTCGAGGGGCCAACAGCTCCAGCTCAGCCTTGCCTGagaagatgaaatttcagtggaTCCGGGTAAAACGCACCCATGTGCCCAAGGGTTGGATCAAAGGCAATGCCAATGATATTGGCATGGATTATGACTATGCCCTCTTGGAACTCAAAAAACCCCACAAGAGAAAGTTCATGAAGATTGGGGTGAGCCCTCCTGCTAAACAGCTGCCAGGGGGCAGAATTCACTTCTCTGGCTATGACAATGATCGACCTGGCAATTTGGTGTACCGCTTCTGTGATGTCAAAGATGAGACCTATGACCTGCTTTACCAGCAGTGTGATGCTCAGCCTGGGGCCAGTGGGTCAGGGGTCTATGTGAGGATGTGGAAGAGACAGCAGCAAAAGTGGGAGAGAAAAATTATTGGCATCTTTTCAGGGCACCAGTGGGTGGACATGAATGGTTCTCCACAGGATTTTAATGTGGCTGTTAGAATCACCCCTCTCAAATATGCTCAGATTTGCTACTGGATTAAAGGAAACTACCTGGACTGTAGGGAGGGGTGA